In Daucus carota subsp. sativus chromosome 4, DH1 v3.0, whole genome shotgun sequence, one DNA window encodes the following:
- the LOC108218107 gene encoding uncharacterized protein LOC108218107: protein MAISSVSADLRWKFCPVRRSTITLPPSIYFLRSNFIPKFTSILSNITTPFLDYKSISNSRLTTSSSPNTISSICNLFNYDDHQTYYCYYFRRMLASSLVLLAATFMSLFFTQHPALAVSYGRMGSSSRSSSRSSSSSSSSRPFRTSSSSFASCRRRRRRNYYQENSITCTNCSCFKEKKSELDSSSSDVNNGTNLLTSNSNRKGHSPCKCTCHSATIPKPVWVIICIVFILFVIKEGKHQNSDCKTEVADIRMGSVLMVQVGILDKKRELQRKLNRIAGTADTYTIKGLNNLKKEVVKALLEHHDSCHFAYLFAKYDDMEKYSRPCFRGFLETEVAKFDKEDETFVNVDGVICKKDFGGNVISIDNEYSVVTLLVLADGEHWIPSVKWHTPVVDKLDVKIALQMIRLIRMSNLEALEVLWTPQTENDSISEQELRRDFGLLMRPVKLIKKSLLSWF from the exons ATGGCGATATCCTCCGTATCAGCTGACTTGAGATGGAAATTTTGTCCGGTACGCCGGTCGACAATCACATTGCCACCTTCAATTTACTTTCTTCGTTCTAACTTTATTCCTAAATTTACTTCAATTTTATCTAACATTACAACTCCTTTTCTCGATTATAAATCGATTTCAAATTCTAGATTGACAACCAGTTCAAGTCCCAATACTATTTCTTCAATTTGCAATCTTTTCAATTACGATGATCATCAaacttattattgttattattttcgGAGAATGCTGGCTTCTTCATTAGTACTTTTAGCTGCTAcgtttatgtctttattctttACCCAACATCCTGCACTTGCTGTTTCTTATGGTAGAATGGGATCATCTTCTAGGTCTAGTTCTCGGTCGTCGAGTTCTAGTTCATCATCAAGGCCTTTTAGGACTAGTTCATCCTCATTCGCAAGTTGTAGAAGACGTCGTCGTCGCAACTATTACCAAGAGAATAGTATAACCTGTACTAATTGCAGTTGctttaaagaaaaaaagagtGAGCTCGATAGTAGTAGTAGTGATGTTAATAATGGCACCAACTTATTGACTTCTAATAGTAATCGCAAGGGCCACAGTCCTTGTAAATGCACGTGCCACTCTGCCACAATTCCTAAACCAGTCTGGGTTATAATATGCATAGTGTTTATACTTTTTGTAATCAAAGAGGGCAAGCATCAAAATTCTGATTGCAAAACAGAGGTGGCGGACATTAGAATGGGAAGTGTGCTTATGGTTCAG GTTGGGATTCTAGACAAGAAGCGAGAATTGCAAAGGAAGTTAAATAGAATTGCTGGAACTGCGGACACATACACCATAAAGGGTTTAAACAACCTTAAGAAAG AAGTGGTGAAAGCTCTACTTGAGCATCATGATTCCTGCCATTTTGCTTATCTATTT GCAAAATACGATGATATGGAAAAGTATAGCAGACCATGTTTCAGAGGATTTCTAGAGACAGAGGTTGCAAAATTTGACAAAGAAGATGAGACATTTGTGAATGTCGATGGTGTTATATGTAAAAAGGATTTTGGAGGGAACGTTATCAGCATAGACAATGAGTATTCAGTG GTAACGTTGTTGGTGCTCGCTGATGGCGAACACTGGATTCCATCAGTGAAGTGGCATACACCAGTTGTGGACAAGCTGGACGTTAAAATCGCACTGCAAATGATTCGTTTAATCCGAATGAGCAATTTAGAG GCTCTTGAGGTGCTGTGGACCCCACAAACAGAGAATGACAGTATATCGGAACAAGAACTTCGTAGAGATTTCGGACTTCTAATGAGACCTGTTAAGTTAATTAAGAAAAGCCTACTCTCTTGGTTTTAA